One Beggiatoa leptomitoformis DNA segment encodes these proteins:
- a CDS encoding adenylosuccinate synthase, producing the protein MGKNVVVIGTQWGDEGKGKIVDLLTDRAAAVIRFQGGHNAGHTLVIDGKKTVLHLIPSGILRDKVLCLIGNGVVLSLQALMEEVEFLEKSGIPVRERLRISDAAPLLMPYHVALDQAREKARGESKIGTTGRGIGPAYEDKVARRALRVSDLFHRERFAAKLGEVLDYHNFALQHYYKVPVIDFQKTLDETLALADKIAPMVMDVTSLVGQLQKDGKNIMLEGAQGTMLDIDQGTYPFVTSSNTTAGGAATGSGIGPKDLHYILGITKAYSTRVGAGPFPTELFDEIGEYLTKQGNEFGATTGRRRRCGWFDATALRRAKLINSLTGVCITKLDVLDGLDSVRIGIGYRCNGQELYLAPTGADAIANCEPIYIDMPGWKESTIGIRRYEDLPANAKAYLEKLEELIEVPIAMISTGAERNDTIIKQHPFDL; encoded by the coding sequence ATGGGTAAAAATGTCGTAGTCATCGGCACACAATGGGGCGATGAAGGCAAAGGCAAAATCGTGGATTTATTAACCGACCGAGCCGCAGCGGTTATTCGTTTTCAAGGTGGACACAATGCAGGTCACACCCTTGTGATTGACGGCAAAAAAACCGTATTACACTTAATTCCTTCTGGTATTTTACGCGACAAAGTGCTGTGTTTAATTGGCAATGGGGTTGTCCTCTCCTTACAAGCCCTGATGGAAGAAGTCGAGTTTTTAGAAAAGAGCGGTATTCCTGTTCGTGAACGCTTGCGTATTAGCGATGCAGCACCTTTATTAATGCCCTACCATGTTGCCTTAGACCAAGCCCGTGAAAAAGCACGCGGTGAAAGTAAAATCGGCACAACAGGGCGTGGGATTGGTCCTGCGTATGAGGATAAAGTTGCGCGCCGTGCCTTACGGGTTAGCGACTTATTTCATCGTGAACGGTTCGCTGCTAAACTAGGGGAAGTGCTTGATTATCATAATTTTGCCTTACAACACTATTATAAAGTCCCTGTCATCGATTTTCAAAAAACCTTAGATGAAACCCTTGCGTTAGCCGATAAAATCGCACCGATGGTGATGGATGTAACGAGCTTAGTTGGACAACTGCAAAAAGACGGTAAAAACATTATGCTAGAAGGCGCGCAAGGCACGATGTTAGACATAGACCAAGGAACATATCCTTTTGTAACTTCTTCTAACACCACAGCAGGCGGTGCGGCAACAGGCAGTGGCATAGGTCCTAAAGATTTACATTATATTTTGGGCATCACCAAAGCCTACAGCACCCGTGTTGGTGCAGGGCCTTTTCCTACAGAGTTATTTGATGAAATTGGTGAATACCTGACCAAGCAAGGTAATGAATTCGGCGCGACAACTGGCAGACGCAGACGGTGCGGTTGGTTTGATGCGACGGCTTTACGTCGTGCTAAGTTAATTAATAGTTTAACGGGTGTTTGCATCACTAAATTAGATGTTTTGGATGGTTTGGATAGCGTGCGCATAGGCATAGGCTACCGTTGCAATGGACAAGAATTATATCTTGCCCCCACTGGTGCGGATGCTATCGCTAACTGTGAACCGATTTATATCGACATGCCCGGTTGGAAAGAATCCACGATTGGGATTCGTCGTTATGAAGATTTACCCGCGAATGCCAAAGCCTACTTGGAGAAATTGGAAGAGTTGATAGAAGTACCTATTGCCATGATTTCTACAGGGGCAGAGCGTAATGATACGATTATTAAACAACACCCATTTGATTTATAA
- a CDS encoding ATP phosphoribosyltransferase regulatory subunit, translating to MNHQDRWLLPAGITDALPEEAAHLEHLRRTLLDLYTTWGYELIIPPMIEYLDSLLVGAGHDLDLQTFKLIDQLNGRLMGIRADMTPQAARIDAHRLKREIPSRLCYLGTVLHTRPTGFTGTRSLLQVGVELYGHAGIESDAEILSLLLTTLKTTGVQAFHVDVGHVGIYRALVEQAHLNSEQESQLFAAIQRKSRTEIHDLLTIWQVSPLLQQQLTALIELNGDVSILAEARQALAPAPAEVLEALNSLEQLNKHLSNFTLHFDLAELRGYNYYTGLVFAAYVPEHGQAIALGGRYDNIGKAFGNARPATGFSTDLRILAELTTIPPIRKTAIFAPAGLDAALQTHIQQLRQVGENVIQALPNQQGDALAMGCNRELCWQAGQWQVRNID from the coding sequence ATGAATCATCAGGATCGCTGGTTACTCCCCGCAGGTATTACCGATGCCCTGCCTGAAGAAGCGGCACATCTGGAACACTTGCGCCGCACACTCTTAGACCTTTATACAACATGGGGTTATGAACTTATCATTCCTCCCATGATTGAATATTTAGATTCCCTCCTCGTTGGCGCAGGTCATGACCTCGATTTACAAACCTTTAAATTGATAGACCAATTAAATGGGCGTTTAATGGGTATTCGAGCAGACATGACCCCACAAGCCGCACGGATTGATGCGCATCGCTTAAAACGTGAGATACCGAGTCGTCTTTGCTATCTTGGCACTGTATTACATACCCGTCCAACAGGGTTTACAGGTACTCGTTCCCTGCTACAAGTCGGTGTAGAACTATACGGACATGCAGGGATAGAAAGCGATGCAGAAATTTTATCCCTCCTGCTGACCACCCTAAAAACAACGGGTGTACAAGCCTTTCATGTGGATGTTGGACATGTGGGGATTTATCGCGCCTTAGTCGAACAAGCCCACTTAAACAGTGAGCAAGAAAGCCAACTTTTTGCCGCCATTCAACGCAAATCGCGCACAGAAATTCATGATTTATTAACGATATGGCAAGTATCACCCCTATTACAACAACAACTCACTGCCTTAATTGAACTTAATGGTGATGTCAGTATTCTTGCAGAAGCGCGTCAAGCCCTTGCCCCAGCACCTGCTGAAGTCCTAGAGGCATTAAATAGCCTAGAACAGCTCAATAAGCACTTAAGCAATTTTACCTTGCATTTTGACCTTGCGGAATTAAGAGGTTACAACTACTACACAGGGTTAGTATTTGCTGCTTATGTGCCTGAACATGGACAAGCTATTGCACTGGGTGGGCGTTACGACAATATTGGTAAAGCCTTTGGCAATGCCCGTCCTGCCACAGGTTTCAGTACCGATTTACGCATTCTGGCAGAACTAACCACCATTCCACCCATCAGAAAAACCGCCATTTTTGCGCCAGCAGGATTAGATGCTGCGTTACAAACCCATATCCAACAACTTCGTCAAGTTGGGGAAAATGTTATTCAAGCCTTACCTAATCAACAGGGTGATGCGCTGGCAATGGGTTGTAACCGCGAATTATGTTGGCAAGCAGGACAATGGCAAGTTCGTAATATTGATTAA
- a CDS encoding DUF2065 domain-containing protein, producing the protein MIWTEFGIAFALLMVIEGMTPFLNPSRFRQTLRAVAELNDKTLRMMGFVSMLFGLLLLYLIH; encoded by the coding sequence ATGATCTGGACTGAATTTGGTATTGCCTTCGCCCTACTGATGGTTATTGAAGGTATGACACCCTTTCTTAATCCGTCAAGGTTTCGCCAGACGCTCCGTGCGGTGGCTGAATTGAACGATAAAACCCTGCGTATGATGGGTTTTGTTAGCATGTTATTCGGTTTACTCTTACTTTACCTTATCCATTAA
- the hflC gene encoding protease modulator HflC produces the protein MLQNKMVLGVISIVVLLIMMMSLFYVQETEKALKLQFGRVVKADYSPGLHFKIPFFQTIRKFDGRIQSFDSNPQHFLTGEQKNLIVDSFIKWRITDTEAYLKSVGGNPINAGRRLSEFIADGLRSEFGKRTIQEVVSGDRAKIMDIITAEANRRGSEFGIEVVDVRIKQINLPDDVSTSVYQRMDAAREQVAKELRSRGEAAAVRIRAEADRENMEIISKAERDAEQIRGEGDATATEIYARAFNRNVDFYTLTRSLNAYREVFNSKDDVLVIEPNSDFFKFFKGLDPIIAPKE, from the coding sequence ATGTTACAAAATAAAATGGTTCTTGGGGTTATCAGTATTGTTGTTTTATTAATTATGATGATGTCCCTTTTTTATGTACAAGAAACGGAAAAGGCTTTAAAACTCCAATTCGGACGGGTGGTTAAGGCGGATTATAGTCCGGGACTGCATTTTAAAATCCCGTTTTTCCAAACGATTCGTAAGTTTGATGGTCGTATTCAATCGTTTGATTCTAATCCGCAACATTTTTTAACGGGAGAACAAAAAAATCTGATTGTTGACTCCTTTATCAAATGGCGCATTACGGATACAGAAGCCTATTTAAAAAGCGTAGGTGGTAATCCAATCAATGCAGGACGACGCTTGTCAGAATTTATTGCCGATGGTTTACGCAGTGAATTTGGTAAACGCACGATTCAAGAAGTGGTTTCGGGTGATAGAGCGAAAATCATGGACATTATCACGGCTGAGGCAAATCGTCGTGGTAGTGAATTCGGGATTGAAGTTGTTGACGTGCGGATTAAACAAATCAACTTGCCCGATGATGTCAGTACATCTGTTTATCAACGGATGGATGCAGCACGGGAACAAGTCGCAAAAGAATTGCGTTCACGTGGGGAAGCCGCAGCCGTTCGAATTCGTGCAGAGGCAGACAGAGAAAATATGGAAATTATCTCTAAAGCTGAACGTGATGCTGAGCAAATTCGTGGGGAAGGAGACGCAACAGCCACTGAAATTTATGCGCGTGCCTTTAATCGCAATGTTGATTTCTATACGCTGACCCGTAGCTTAAACGCTTACCGTGAAGTTTTTAATTCAAAAGATGATGTATTGGTTATTGAACCAAACTCAGACTTTTTTAAATTCTTTAAAGGCTTAGACCCTATTATAGCCCCGAAAGAATAA
- the hflK gene encoding FtsH protease activity modulator HflK: protein MAWNEPGNNGNKDPWGHRKNEQGPPDLDEILKKIQDKLNSLFGGGSGGSGMGNMGDMGKGLSWSLLAMIAVGLLFLWSMFGWYVVQPAEQGVETRFGRYINTTTQGLNWHFPYPIESVQKVNVEQVRAITHRALMLTQDENIVDIELVVQYRVANARDYLFNVNDPDGTLQQATESSLREVVGTSEMEKVLTSERDKVTLKTKDLIQVIIDRYKTGLVVISVNMQNAQPPTAVQAAFADVIKAREDEERDKNRAQAYANGVLQRATGQSELLRQEAQAYKAVVIARAEGQTQRFLSILTEYEKAPEITRKRLYIETIESVLSNSTKVMVDVKGGNNVMLLPLDKLFAGRTVTTVPTDTTQPAVPSATALPPFTVFPQSSTLQPIERPSRDDNRTTTRGNP, encoded by the coding sequence ATGGCTTGGAACGAGCCGGGTAATAACGGTAATAAAGACCCTTGGGGACATCGTAAAAACGAGCAAGGCCCTCCCGATCTGGATGAAATCCTGAAAAAAATACAAGACAAACTGAATAGTTTGTTTGGTGGCGGTTCGGGTGGTTCTGGCATGGGCAATATGGGGGATATGGGCAAAGGTCTTAGTTGGTCATTGCTGGCAATGATTGCAGTTGGATTACTCTTTCTCTGGAGTATGTTTGGCTGGTACGTTGTGCAACCTGCTGAACAAGGGGTAGAAACTCGTTTTGGTCGCTATATCAATACAACAACGCAAGGTTTAAATTGGCACTTCCCTTACCCGATTGAAAGCGTTCAGAAAGTCAATGTTGAACAAGTTCGCGCTATCACTCACCGTGCCTTAATGTTGACTCAGGACGAAAATATTGTTGATATTGAATTGGTTGTGCAATACCGTGTTGCAAATGCACGGGATTATCTATTCAACGTTAATGACCCTGACGGTACGTTACAACAAGCTACCGAAAGTTCTTTGCGTGAAGTGGTTGGCACAAGCGAAATGGAAAAGGTCTTAACCAGTGAACGCGATAAAGTGACACTGAAAACTAAAGACTTAATCCAAGTGATTATCGACCGTTATAAAACGGGTTTGGTTGTCATTAGCGTTAATATGCAAAATGCCCAACCGCCTACCGCCGTACAAGCCGCATTTGCTGATGTTATTAAAGCACGAGAAGATGAAGAACGTGACAAAAACCGTGCGCAAGCCTATGCAAATGGCGTATTACAGCGTGCAACAGGACAATCCGAGCTTTTACGGCAAGAAGCACAAGCCTATAAAGCAGTGGTTATTGCACGGGCAGAAGGTCAAACTCAACGCTTTCTCAGCATCTTAACTGAGTATGAAAAAGCCCCTGAAATTACTCGTAAACGTCTGTATATAGAAACCATAGAGTCTGTATTAAGTAACTCAACAAAAGTAATGGTTGATGTAAAAGGTGGAAATAACGTTATGTTGTTGCCGTTAGATAAGTTATTCGCAGGTCGTACCGTCACGACTGTACCAACGGACACAACACAACCTGCCGTGCCTAGCGCGACAGCACTGCCACCCTTTACCGTATTTCCGCAATCATCCACTTTACAGCCTATTGAGAGACCCTCTCGTGATGATAATCGCACCACTACCAGAGGAAACCCCTAA
- the hflX gene encoding ribosome rescue GTPase HflX — protein sequence MFERPRTGERALLVHITIHQFTEQASLEEFTELASSAGAIPILQITGTRPMPDPALFVGKGKLQEILDAIKANDIEIVLFNHSLSPIQERNLEKALQCRVLDRTGLILDIFAQRARSFEGKLQVELAQLQHLSTRLIRGWTHLERQKGGIGLRGPGETQLELDRRLIAGRIKNIHKRLEKVNQQREISRRARQRAEIPVISLVGYTNAGKSTLFNRLTNANVYAANQLFATLDATLRRIDLPDKTPLILADTVGFIQQLPHDLVAAFRATLDETRLATLLLHVVDASDPERQDRISQVNQVLTDIEARHVSQILVYNKVDKLGDEQPHVERDESGRICKVWLSAVTGAGIDLLFMALSEQLHEINIQQWVCVPANNGQLRSRLYQISTVLEEEHAENGDSLLKIQLLPKTLTQLLESEKDLQVVDEPTGLPKAS from the coding sequence GTGTTTGAACGCCCGCGCACAGGGGAACGTGCCTTATTAGTGCATATCACCATTCATCAATTTACTGAACAAGCCAGTTTGGAAGAATTTACCGAGCTTGCCAGTTCAGCGGGTGCTATTCCTATCCTTCAAATTACAGGCACTCGTCCAATGCCAGACCCTGCCTTATTTGTCGGTAAAGGCAAATTGCAGGAGATTCTTGACGCAATTAAAGCCAATGATATTGAAATTGTTTTGTTTAACCACTCGCTAAGTCCGATTCAAGAACGTAACTTAGAAAAAGCCTTGCAATGTCGTGTATTAGACAGAACAGGACTTATTTTGGATATTTTTGCGCAACGAGCGCGCTCATTTGAAGGTAAATTACAAGTTGAATTGGCGCAGTTACAGCATTTATCCACCCGTTTAATTCGTGGTTGGACACATTTGGAACGGCAAAAAGGGGGGATTGGGTTGCGTGGACCCGGTGAAACCCAATTAGAATTAGACCGTCGTTTAATTGCAGGACGGATTAAAAATATTCATAAACGGTTAGAAAAAGTAAATCAACAGCGAGAAATTAGTCGACGTGCAAGACAACGCGCTGAAATTCCTGTTATTTCTCTTGTAGGTTATACGAATGCAGGAAAGTCCACTTTATTTAATCGCTTAACCAACGCTAATGTTTACGCGGCAAACCAACTGTTTGCAACCCTAGATGCAACCTTGCGACGAATTGATTTACCTGATAAAACGCCACTTATTTTGGCGGATACCGTTGGATTTATTCAACAACTCCCCCATGATTTGGTAGCTGCCTTTCGTGCGACCTTAGATGAAACCCGTTTAGCCACTTTATTATTACATGTTGTAGATGCCAGTGACCCTGAACGACAAGATAGAATTTCTCAAGTTAATCAGGTGCTAACTGATATTGAAGCGCGACATGTCAGCCAAATTTTGGTGTATAACAAGGTTGATAAACTCGGCGATGAACAACCGCATGTAGAGCGTGATGAATCAGGGCGTATCTGCAAGGTATGGCTTTCTGCGGTTACGGGTGCAGGTATTGATCTGTTGTTTATGGCACTTAGCGAACAATTGCATGAAATAAATATTCAACAATGGGTGTGTGTTCCCGCAAATAATGGACAATTACGCTCGCGTTTATACCAAATCAGTACTGTTTTAGAAGAAGAACATGCCGAGAATGGTGATAGTTTGCTAAAAATCCAACTCTTACCCAAGACTTTAACTCAATTACTTGAATCAGAAAAAGATTTACAAGTAGTGGATGAGCCTACAGGTCTGCCTAAAGCTTCCTAG
- the hfq gene encoding RNA chaperone Hfq, with amino-acid sequence MSKGQSLQDPFLNALRKERVPVSIYLVNGIKLQGQIESFDQFVVLLKNAVSQMVYKHAISTIVPARNVKIPHEDLMQDENG; translated from the coding sequence ATGAGTAAAGGGCAGTCATTGCAAGACCCTTTTTTGAATGCCTTGCGTAAAGAACGTGTGCCAGTGTCTATTTACTTGGTCAATGGTATTAAACTGCAAGGGCAAATTGAATCTTTTGACCAATTTGTAGTCTTACTCAAAAATGCTGTTAGCCAAATGGTTTATAAACATGCGATTTCTACAATCGTTCCTGCACGCAATGTTAAGATTCCGCATGAAGATTTAATGCAAGATGAGAATGGTTAG
- the miaA gene encoding tRNA (adenosine(37)-N6)-dimethylallyltransferase MiaA produces MGPTAAGKTDLAVAIIQQFPCEIISVDSALVYRGMDIGTAKPTADILSIAPHHLIDICDPLEAYSTARFCKEALAHIQHIQAKGKIPLLVGGTGLYFRSLQQGLSDLPPADACVRERLNQELETFGLAALHARLAQVDPVAAQRIHPNDPQRIQRALEVYEISGVSMTEWYANTEKAWSLPHVLKFVIAPAQREVLHAKIAKRFKLMLEQGLVNEVETLFKRGDLHLSLPAMRAVGYRQVWQYLAGELDYAGMVEQSITATRQLAKRQLTWLRAEADATWFDSQQTDMTEHVLKRLVKIPMLSQSTSIIK; encoded by the coding sequence ATGGGCCCCACTGCCGCAGGTAAAACTGACCTTGCAGTAGCCATTATTCAACAATTTCCTTGTGAAATTATTAGTGTGGATTCTGCTCTGGTTTATCGCGGGATGGACATCGGGACGGCGAAACCAACGGCGGATATTTTGTCGATTGCACCGCATCATCTGATTGATATTTGCGACCCCCTAGAGGCTTATTCCACTGCCCGTTTTTGCAAAGAGGCATTAGCACATATTCAACATATTCAGGCTAAGGGGAAAATTCCTTTATTAGTGGGTGGTACAGGCTTGTATTTTCGTAGTTTACAACAGGGATTATCTGATTTACCGCCAGCCGATGCTTGCGTGCGAGAGCGTTTAAATCAAGAACTGGAAACATTTGGATTAGCGGCATTACATGCGCGTCTTGCACAGGTTGACCCAGTCGCGGCGCAACGGATTCACCCCAACGACCCGCAACGGATTCAGCGTGCTTTAGAAGTGTATGAAATTTCTGGCGTTTCAATGACTGAATGGTACGCAAATACGGAGAAAGCATGGTCATTGCCCCATGTGCTTAAATTCGTTATTGCACCTGCGCAGAGAGAAGTATTACATGCTAAAATAGCAAAGCGGTTTAAACTCATGTTGGAACAAGGGCTAGTCAATGAAGTAGAAACCTTGTTTAAACGTGGCGATTTGCACTTGAGTTTGCCCGCCATGCGAGCGGTGGGTTATCGCCAAGTATGGCAGTATCTTGCAGGAGAGTTGGATTACGCGGGTATGGTTGAACAAAGCATTACGGCAACACGTCAGCTTGCTAAACGGCAATTAACGTGGTTACGGGCTGAGGCGGATGCTACTTGGTTTGATAGCCAACAAACCGATATGACCGAACACGTGTTGAAAAGGCTTGTAAAAATCCCCATGCTTTCTCAAAGTACGTCAATAATAAAGTAG
- the gspF gene encoding type II secretion system inner membrane protein GspF, whose protein sequence is MTAFDYTALDKQGRTRKGVLEGDTPRQIRQQLREQGLTPLVIETVIQARQQQRRQRGIRVSATDLALITRQLATLVHSGLALEETLRAVAEQTDKQRIKSLLLAVRSRVLEGHSLAEGLSDFPHVFPELFRATVSAGEQSGHLDIVLERLAEYTENRQYMRQKTLMALFYPALLTGVALLVVIGLLAYVVPQVVQVFANIKKELPFLTRALIQVSDFLREWGIVLLILLGSSIAGGRYLLRYDKFLFQYHRLLLKLPLISRIERGMNVARFTRTLSILTESGVPVLDALRITAQVVSNRQMRQAVEEVTNKVREGSSLHTALAATGLFPPMTVYLIASGEASGALEKMLERAAITQERELETLIGMLLALFEPLLILVMGGIVLVIVLAILLPIFELNQLVK, encoded by the coding sequence ATGACTGCCTTTGATTACACAGCCTTAGATAAACAAGGACGTACCCGTAAAGGGGTACTAGAAGGAGATACCCCACGTCAAATTCGTCAACAATTGCGTGAACAAGGGTTAACACCGTTAGTCATTGAAACGGTAATACAAGCCCGTCAACAACAACGACGACAACGGGGAATTCGAGTGAGTGCGACAGACTTAGCGTTGATAACTCGCCAACTCGCAACACTGGTTCATTCAGGTCTAGCCCTAGAGGAAACCCTCCGTGCGGTCGCCGAACAAACGGATAAACAACGTATAAAAAGTTTATTATTAGCTGTGCGCTCGCGTGTGTTAGAAGGACACAGTTTAGCCGAAGGGTTAAGCGATTTTCCCCATGTTTTTCCTGAATTATTTCGTGCAACAGTATCAGCAGGCGAACAATCAGGACATTTAGATATCGTCTTAGAACGTTTAGCAGAATATACAGAAAATCGCCAATATATGCGCCAAAAGACATTAATGGCGTTATTTTACCCCGCATTATTAACAGGTGTCGCACTCTTAGTCGTTATCGGTTTACTAGCCTATGTCGTACCACAAGTCGTGCAAGTATTTGCTAATATTAAAAAAGAATTACCTTTTTTAACTCGTGCATTGATTCAAGTGAGCGATTTTCTCAGAGAATGGGGAATCGTTTTATTAATCCTATTAGGCAGTAGCATTGCTGGCGGGCGTTATCTCCTCCGTTATGATAAATTTTTATTTCAATACCATCGCTTATTATTAAAACTACCCTTAATTTCACGAATAGAACGGGGTATGAATGTTGCCCGTTTCACGCGCACCTTAAGCATTTTGACAGAAAGCGGCGTACCCGTTTTAGATGCCTTACGCATCACGGCACAAGTCGTTTCGAATCGTCAAATGCGCCAAGCGGTTGAAGAAGTAACGAATAAAGTACGTGAAGGTAGTAGTTTACACACCGCACTTGCCGCAACAGGTTTATTTCCCCCCATGACGGTTTATTTAATTGCCAGTGGCGAAGCCAGCGGTGCATTAGAAAAAATGTTAGAACGCGCAGCAATTACCCAAGAACGTGAGTTAGAAACCTTAATCGGTATGTTATTAGCCTTGTTTGAACCATTGCTCATTTTAGTCATGGGTGGAATTGTCCTTGTTATCGTCTTAGCAATATTACTCCCTATTTTTGAATTAAATCAGCTTGTTAAATAA
- the rep gene encoding DNA helicase Rep has product MTALNAPQREAIRYIDSPLLVLAGAGSGKTRVITHKIAYLIQDIGMNPKNIAAVTFTNKAAREMKARVSQLLNSKETRGLTVSTFHTLGLNIVRKSHKALGYKTGMTIMDSQDSAGILRDLLDDDYKPDKDFINTAQHTISRWKNALILPEEALAQANHDTHLQIAQLYANYQKQLKAYNAVDFDDLIALPVLLFTEHPDIREQWQNELRYLLVDEYQDTNTSQYQLVRLITGVRGALTVVGDDDQSIYAWRGAQPENLQQLTKDYPRLKIIKLEQNYRSSNRILRAANRLIANNPHTIIKQLWSEKGLGDEIRVLCARDDNDEAERVVSELIRHKFQHRTQFKDYAILYRGNHQSRLFEEVLRTHRIPYYISGGTSFFARTEIKDIMAYLRLLVNHDDDAAFIRIANTPRREIGTTTLEKLGTYANSRRISLVSASFELGLESLLNSRALFHLRHFTRWVIDMGYRAQREAPATIAREVVTLIGYKDWLRNSCNDVKTADNRMENVEELLSWLAKLGEQEKNLTEIVSHITLMDMLERQNEENEMDSVALMTLHAAKGLEFPHVFIVGMEENLLPHQNSTDEASILEERRLAYVGITRAQKSLIMTLTQKRRRYGEMIDTEPSRFLQELPAEDLLWEGMPLLTKHPHQRQSVPKTEAEKKATGAAHMAHLRAMLEKK; this is encoded by the coding sequence ATGACAGCGTTAAATGCCCCACAACGCGAAGCAATTCGTTATATAGATAGCCCTTTATTGGTTTTAGCAGGGGCTGGGAGCGGTAAAACGCGCGTCATTACTCATAAAATAGCCTATCTTATTCAAGATATTGGGATGAACCCCAAAAATATTGCTGCCGTTACTTTTACGAATAAAGCCGCTCGTGAAATGAAAGCGCGAGTCAGCCAACTTCTCAATAGCAAAGAAACACGTGGTTTAACCGTGTCCACCTTTCACACCTTAGGGCTTAATATCGTCCGTAAATCACACAAAGCCTTAGGCTATAAAACGGGCATGACTATTATGGATTCCCAAGACAGTGCAGGCATTTTGCGTGATTTGTTAGACGATGACTATAAACCCGATAAAGACTTTATTAACACCGCTCAGCACACTATCAGCCGTTGGAAAAATGCACTTATCTTGCCTGAAGAGGCATTAGCTCAAGCTAATCATGATACCCATTTGCAAATAGCCCAACTCTACGCTAACTACCAAAAACAGCTTAAAGCCTATAATGCTGTTGACTTTGATGACCTAATTGCCCTACCCGTTCTACTATTTACCGAACATCCTGACATTCGTGAACAGTGGCAAAACGAGCTGCGCTATCTACTGGTTGATGAATACCAAGACACTAATACCAGCCAATATCAACTTGTTCGCCTCATCACCGGTGTTCGTGGTGCGCTAACCGTGGTGGGTGATGATGACCAATCTATCTACGCATGGCGTGGCGCGCAACCTGAAAATTTACAACAGCTAACTAAAGATTATCCACGATTAAAAATTATAAAACTTGAGCAAAATTATCGCTCTAGCAACCGCATATTGCGTGCAGCAAACCGACTAATTGCCAATAACCCCCACACGATTATCAAGCAATTGTGGAGCGAAAAAGGCTTAGGTGATGAAATCCGTGTGTTATGTGCGCGTGATGATAATGATGAAGCAGAACGTGTTGTAAGCGAACTCATTCGCCATAAATTCCAACATCGCACCCAATTTAAGGACTACGCCATTTTATATCGCGGTAATCACCAATCTCGTTTATTTGAGGAAGTCCTTCGTACTCATCGAATACCCTACTATATCAGCGGGGGGACTTCATTTTTTGCACGTACCGAGATAAAAGACATCATGGCGTATTTACGCTTACTGGTGAATCATGATGATGATGCCGCGTTTATTCGTATTGCTAATACCCCGCGTCGGGAAATTGGTACAACAACCTTAGAAAAACTTGGAACTTATGCGAATAGTCGTCGCATTAGCCTAGTTAGTGCTAGCTTTGAATTGGGATTAGAAAGCCTTTTAAACTCAAGAGCCTTATTCCATCTTCGCCACTTCACCCGCTGGGTTATTGATATGGGTTACCGCGCCCAACGCGAAGCCCCCGCCACCATCGCCCGCGAAGTTGTTACCTTGATTGGTTATAAAGATTGGTTACGTAATAGTTGTAACGACGTAAAAACGGCAGATAATCGCATGGAAAACGTGGAGGAGTTATTGAGTTGGTTAGCAAAATTAGGCGAACAAGAAAAAAATTTAACGGAAATCGTCTCACATATCACACTGATGGATATGTTAGAACGACAAAACGAAGAAAATGAAATGGATAGTGTTGCATTGATGACTTTGCACGCGGCTAAAGGCTTAGAATTTCCACACGTATTTATAGTCGGTATGGAAGAAAATTTATTGCCACATCAAAATAGTACAGATGAAGCAAGTATTTTAGAAGAACGTCGTTTAGCCTATGTAGGCATCACCCGTGCGCAAAAAAGTTTAATCATGACGTTGACACAGAAACGCCGTCGTTACGGTGAAATGATAGACACCGAACCCAGCCGTTTTTTACAGGAGTTACCCGCAGAAGATTTGCTTTGGGAAGGGATGCCATTATTAACAAAACATCCACATCAACGCCAAAGCGTGCCAAAAACAGAGGCGGAGAAGAAAGCGACGGGAGCGGCTCACATGGCACATCTGCGGGCGATGCTGGAGAAAAAGTAG